From Brassica oleracea var. oleracea cultivar TO1000 chromosome C3, BOL, whole genome shotgun sequence, a single genomic window includes:
- the LOC106328706 gene encoding conserved oligomeric Golgi complex subunit 8-like, which produces MATEVVEMSPPEATASLLSLASASQQPYVSELLSFTLDRLHKEPELLRVDAERIQRQMQEVAVGNYRAFITAADALLAIRQEVSSIDKHLESLIGEVPKLTSGCTEFIESAENILVKRKMNQALLANHSTLLDLLEIPQLMDTCVRNGNFDEALDLEAFVSKLATMHPKLPVIQALAAEVRQTTQSLLSQLLQKLRSNIQLPECLRIIGYLRRIGVFGEYEMRLQFLRCREAWLTGILEDLDQKNAYEYLKGMINCHRMHLFDVVNQYRAIFADDTSGSEENYDGGLLFSWAMHQITSHLKTLKVMLPKITEGGSLSNILDQCMYCAMGLGWVGLDFRGLLPPLFEEAVLNLFSKNMNTAVENFQLVLDSHRWVPLPSVGFPSTGFNDDSKDDVTPPSYLMEHPPLAVFTNGVSAALNELRPCAPLSLKNLIAHELIKGLQAVSDSLLRYNTTRMLRLNESNLFLSLCRAFVEVVFPHCATCFGRCYPGGASIVMDAKSAYEGLSRILAASSSPEPSNKLVKTISTDATSASENGVASQVEEKQVESPNKKEEDSHIPLQIPETTPHES; this is translated from the exons ATGGCGACGGAGGTCGTGGAGATGTCTCCGCCGGAGGCGACGGCGAGCCTTCTCTCCCTCGCTTCCGCCTCTCAGCAACCGTACGTGTCCGAGCTCCTCTCCTTCACTCTCGATCGTCTCCACAAG GAGCCGGAGCTGCTTCGAGTGGACGCGGAGCGGATTCAGAGGCAAATGCAAGAGGTTGCTGTTGGGAATTACCGAGCGTTTATCACCGCCGCTGATGCTTTGCTTGCGATCCGCCAGGAGGTATCCTCCATCGATAAGCATCTCGAGTCTCTG ATTGGTGAAGTCCCAAAACTGACGTCTGGTTGCACAGAGTTTATTGAGTCTGCTGAGAATATTCTGGTGAAGAGGAAGATGAACCAAGCTTTGCTGGCAAATCACAGCACTCTTCTTGACTTGCTTGAGATTCCTCAACTTATGGACAC ATGCGTGAGAAATGGAAATTTTGATGAAGCTCTTGACCTGGAAGCATTTGTATCGAAACTTGCAACCATGCATCCCAA ATTGCCCGTTATCCAAGCACTTGCAGCTGAGGTTAGACAAACAACTCAGTCACTTCTCTCACAGCTTCTCCAGAAACTACGCTCCAATATACAG TTGCCAGAATGTCTCCGAATTATTGGCTACTTGCGCCGAATAGGAGTCTTTGGCGAGTATGAAATGCGGTTACAG TTCTTAAGATGCCGTGAGGCATGGCTCACTGGAATTCTTGAGGATCTTGACCAGAAAAATGCATATGAGTATTTAAAAGGCATGATAAACTGCCATAGGATGCACCTATTCGATGTGGTTAATCAATATCGAGCTATTTTTGCTGATGATACATCGGGGAGTGAAGAAAATTATGATGGTGGACTTCTGTTTAGCTGGGCCATGCATCAAATAACATCGCACCTGAAGACTCTGAAAGTCATGCTCCCAAAGATTACCGAAGGAGGATCTCTATCGAATATTCTGGATCAGTGCATG TACTGTGCTATGGGACTTGGTTGGGTTGGGCTAGACTTCCGTGGTCTGCTTCCTCCTCTTTTTGAAGA GGCGGTTCTGAACTTGTTTTCCAAGAACATGAACACAGCAGTTGAGAATTTCCAG TTGGTTTTGGATTCGCATCGATGGGTTCCGTTACCATCTGTTGGCTTCCCATCAACTGGTTTCAATGACGATAGCAAAGATGACGTCACACCTCCATCATACTTGATGGAGCACCCGCCTCTTGCAGTTTTCACAAACG GTGTATCTGCTGCTTTGAACGAACTACGTCCGTGTGCCCCACTAAGTCTGAAGAATCTTATTGCTCATGAATTGATCAAAGGGCTTCAAGCGGTCTCTGACTCCTTACTTAGATACAACACAACTCGGATGCTTCGACTCAACGAATCCAATCTTTTCCTCTCACTTTGCCGAGCTTTTGTCGAG GTGGTTTTTCCACATTGCGCCACATGCTTTGGCCGGTGTTATCCAGGTGGTGCCAGTATCGTTATGGATGCCAAGAGCGCGTACGAAGGTCTAAGTCGCATATTAGCCGCTTCTTCCTCTCCAGAACCATCCAACAAACTAGTAAAGACCATCAGCACCGACGCAACGAGTGCATCAGAGAACGGTGTCGCCTCCCAAGTCGAAGAAAAACAAGTCGAGAGTCCGAACAAAAAAGAAGAGGACAGTCACATTCCCTTGCAGATCCCTGAGACAACACCACACGAGTCTTGA
- the LOC106333151 gene encoding leucine-rich repeat extensin-like protein 3, with protein sequence MGLIIITLMVMIIQVASTSSDQIDILTPLCISECSTCPTICSPPPSKPSPSTSPPPSPSLPSSSPPLPPPPSPSLPLSSPPPTPPPPHKRSPPSPPPPLITVIQPPPPRFYYFESTPPPPPLSSDGKGSPPSSPSPPPSPKGQQPPYPYPYFYFYTASNATSLLSSSFLISLFIFCLSILLNNA encoded by the coding sequence ATGGGTCTCATTATCATCACCCTGATGGTCATGATCATACAAGTTGCATCAACATCGTCCGATCAAATAGATATCCTCACTCCTCTTTGCATCAGTGAATGCTCCACCTGTCCCACCATCTGCTCTCCTCCTCCCTCCAAACCGTCTCCCTCCACGTCACCACCTCCGTCTCCCTCATTGCCATCATCCTCTCCCCCACTGCCGCCACCTCCGTCTCCCTCATTGCCGTTATCCTCTCCTCCACCGACACCGCCACCGCCTCACAAACGCTCTCCACCATCACCTCCTCCACCCTTAATCACAGTCATCCAACCGCCACCACCAAGATTTTACTATTTTGAGTCCACACCTCCACCTCCACCGCTTTCTTCCGATGGAAAAGGTTCACCACCATCATCGCCATCGCCGCCTCCGTCCCCAAAGGGGCAGCAGCCTCCTTACCCATATCCTTATTTCTATTTCTATACGGCATCAAATGCCACTTCTCTCCTTTCTTCTTCTTTCTTAATTTCTCTTTTTATATTTTGTCTATCTATTTTGCTTAATAACGCTTAG
- the LOC106336318 gene encoding uncharacterized protein LOC106336318, with protein MKAAVFRNEAGDDEEEEEEESVCNVFDGDVETTPSHDTKNNLKGFFTSLLLMEEHEKQDQEARSAASRRELSELQSNYRKRARTMSEYYSDLNAHYEENGDIKTKKPRASRASRAVACVSAAATECSEMESSEITGSGSIGTGQQRRLWVKDRSRAWWEECNRSDYPEEDFKKAFRMSKSTFELICDELNAAVAKEDTALRNAIPVRQRVAVCIWRLATGEPLRLVSKKFGLGISTCHKLVLEVCKAIKDVLMPKYLQWPDDESLRSIRETYEAMSGIPNVVGSMYTTHVPIIAPKISVAAYFNKRHTERNQKTSYSITIQAVVNPRGVFTDLCIGWPGSMSDDKVLEKSLLYQRANNGGLLKGLWVVGGAGHPLLDWVLVPYTQQNLTWTQHAFNEKMSEVQRVAKEAFGRLKGRWACLQKRTEVKLQDLPTVLGACCVLHNICEMRGEKMERELMVEVVDDEVLPENALRSVSAMKARDAISHNLLHHGLAGTSFL; from the coding sequence ATGAAAGCCGCCGTTTTCCGCAACGAAGCCGGAGACGACGAGGAGGAGGAAGAAGAAGAATCAGTCTGCAATGTCTTCGACGGCGATGTAGAAACGACGCCGTCCCACGACACGAAAAACAACCTCAAGGGCTTCTTCACTTCCTTGCTCTTGATGGAGGAGCACGAGAAGCAGGACCAGGAAGCTCGCAGCGCCGCTTCCCGCCGCGAATTGTCCGAACTCCAGTCTAATTACCGGAAAAGAGCAAGAACCATGTCGGAATACTACTCCGATCTCAACGCTCACTACGAGGAAAACGGAGACATCAAAACAAAAAAGCCACGCGCCTCACGCGCTTCACGCGCCGTCGCTTGTGTCTCTGCCGCTGCGACAGAGTGTTCTGAGATGGAGAGCAGCGAGATAACCGGATCCGGTTCAATCGGTACGGGTCAGCAGAGGCGGTTATGGGTTAAGGACCGAAGCAGAGCGTGGTGGGAAGAGTGTAACCGTTCAGACTACCCGGAAGAAGACTTCAAAAAAGCGTTTAGAATGTCCAAATCCACGTTTGAGCTAATCTGCGATGAGCTGAACGCAGCGGTCGCGAAAGAAGACACCGCGTTACGAAACGCGATTCCCGTGCGGCAGCGAGTCGCGGTTTGCATATGGAGGTTAGCCACGGGGGAGCCTCTCCGTCTAGTCTCCAAGAAGTTCGGTTTAGGAATCTCGACTTGTCACAAGCTTGTTCTCGAGGTATGTAAAGCGATTAAAGATGTTTTGATGCCTAAGTATCTTCAGTGGCCTGATGATGAGTCTTTGAGAAGCATTAGAGAGACGTACGAGGCGATGTCTGGTATACCAAACGTTGTTGGGTCTATGTATACTACTCATGTTCCGATCATAGCTCCTAAGATTAGTGTAGCTGCTTATTTTAATAAGAGACATACTGAGAGGAACCAGAAGACTTCTTACTCGATCACAATCCAAGCCGTTGTGAACCCGAGGGGTGTTTTTACTGACTTGTGTATCGGATGGCCCGGGTCGATGTCTGATGATAAGGTGTTGGAGAAGTCGTTGTTGTATCAAAGAGCTAACAACGGAGGTCTTTTGAAAGGGTTATGGGTCGTTGGTGGGGCGGGCCATCCGTTGTTGGACTGGGTGTTGGTTCCGTACACGCAGCAGAACTTGACGTGGACGCAGCACGCGTTTAACGAGAAGATGAGTGAGGTGCAGAGAGTGGCTAAGGAAGCGTTTGGGAGGTTGAAAGGAAGGTGGGCGTGTCTGCAGAAGCGGACTGAAGTGAAGCTTCAGGATTTGCCTACGGTTTTGGGAGCGTGCTGTGTGCTTCATAACATATGTGAGATGAGAGGGGAGAAGATGGAGAGGGAGCTGATGGTTGAAGTGGTTGATGATGAGGTTTTGCCTGAGAATGCGTTGAGATCGGTTAGTGCAATGAAGGCAAGAGATGCTATATCGCATAATCTATTGCACCATGGACTCGCTGGTACTTCTTTCTTATGA
- the LOC106332304 gene encoding 17.6 kDa class II heat shock protein-like: MEFVRFPIVSILEDMLEVPEEHNEKSRNNPSRAYMRDAKAMAATPADVIEHPSSYVFVVDMPGIKGEDIKVQVENENVLVVSGEKQRENKENEGVKYVRMERRMGKFMRKFQLPENADLEKISAVCHDGVLKVTVQKLPPPEPKKPKTIQVQVG; encoded by the coding sequence ATGGAATTTGTAAGGTTTCCGATAGTCTCAATCCTCGAAGACATGCTAGAAGTTCCCGAAGAGCACAACGAGAAGAGCCGCAACAATCCTTCAAGAGCTTACATGCGGGACGCAAAGGCAATGGCGGCTACACCAGCTGACGTGATCGAGCACCCTAGCTCATATGTTTTCGTGGTGGACATGCCTGGAATCAAAGGAGAGGATATCAAGGTTCAGGTGGAGAACGAGAATGTGCTTGTGGTGAGCGGGGAGAAGCAGAGAGAGAACAAGGAGAACGAGGGTGTGAAGTATGTGAGGATGGAGAGGAGAATGGGGAAGTTCATGAGGAAGTTTCAGTTGCCTGAGAATGCTGACTTGGAGAAGATCTCTGCTGTTTGTCATGATGGTGTACTGAAGGTGACAGTTCAGAAGCTTCCTCCTCCTGAGCCTAAGAAGCCAAAGACTATTCAGGTCCAAGTTGGTTAA
- the LOC106331387 gene encoding omega-amidase,chloroplastic yields the protein MKSAVSSSLFFHSKNLLKPNPLSRLESVCLPKPSRRSIVKLPSSSTSGLRSISSSSSSSSMASSFKPEQARVPSALPLPAPPLTKFNIGLCQLSVTADKSRNISHAKNAIEEAASKGAKLVLLPEIWNSPYSNDSFPVYAEEIDAGGDASPSTAMLSEVSKRLKITIIGGSIPERVGDRLYNTCCVFGSDGELKAKHRKIHLFDIDIPGKITFMESKTLTAGETPTIVDTDVGRIGIGICYDIRFQELAMIYAARGAHLLCYPGAFNMTTGPLHWELLQRARATDNQLYVATCSPARDSGAGYTAWGHSTLIGPFGEVLATTEHEEAIIIAEIDYSILEQRRTSLPLNKQRRGDLYQLVDVHRLNSK from the exons ATGAAGTCAGCAGTTTCATCGTCACTCTTCTTCCATTCGAAGAATCTTTTAAAACCTAATCCTCTTTCTCGTCTCGAATCCGTTTGTCTCCCTAAACCATCACGAAGATCGATCGTGAAACTCCCATCGTCGTCAACATCAGGTTTAAGATCCATCTCCTCCTCCTCCTCCTCCTCCTCCATGGCATCCTCTTTCAAACCTGAACAAGCCAGAGTTCCCTCTGCTCTTCCCCTCCCAGCTCCTCCGTTGACCAAA TTCAACATCGGATTGTGTCAGCTATCTGTGACGGCTGACAAATCAAGAAACATCTCTCACGCCAAAAACGCTATTGAAGAAGCTGCTTCCAAGGGAGCTAAGCTTGTTCTCTTGCCC GAGATTTGGAACAGTCCGTATTCAAATGATAGTTTCCCGGTTTACGCGGAAGAGATTGATGCAGGTGGTGATGCTTCTCCTTCAACCGCAATGCTTTCCGAAGTTTCTAAACGTCTCAAGATCACTATCATTGGTGGCTCTATCCCCGAAAGAGTCGGGGATCGTTTGTATAACACTTGCTGTGTCTTTGGTTCTGATGGTGAGCTCAAAGCTAAGCATCGAAAG ATACATTTATTTGATATAGACATTCCCGGGAAGATCACCTTCATGGAATCAAAGACTCTCACTGCCGGAGAGACACCAACAATCGTTGACACAG ATGTGGGGCGTATTGGAATAGGCATCTGCTATGACATCCGATTCCAGGAGCTAGCTATGATATATGCTGCAAGAG GGGCTCATTTGCTGTGCTATCCAGGAGCATTTAACATGACAACTGGACCTCTCCATTGGGAACTACTACAAAGAGCAAG GGCTACGGATAATCAG TTATATGTGGCGACATGCTCACCTGCCAGAGATTCAGGAGCTGGCTACACTGCTTGGGGACACTCTACACTCATTGGGCCT TTTGGAGAAGTTCTAGCGACGACTGAGCATGAGGAAGCAATCATCATAGCAGAGATTGATTACTCTATTCTTGAACAACGAAG GACAAGTCTTCCACTGAATAAACAGCGGAGGGGAGATCTTTACCAGCTCGTAGACGTACACCGCCTGAACTCTAAATGA
- the LOC106331588 gene encoding uncharacterized protein LOC106331588 codes for MHRSEAQSRNPSFSSTLLDEIYNSIDPKTKKTQPFVGSVKKQSISVTRSVPDRKLHQDRFFGSASSSSDSNSSIFSSSDTELSHGTKKITSSRPLCFGPSKTKQSKTEDKALFHQNRATRVFHDYDYASSNQKKLKTPSSPGVRIVNFINALFSKQSTAGKRYPRKTSYEETAFSRKPTDYYYPSTTCSSASSFSRSCLNKRSEKSSDSTKPSVRFSPVNVIVPEIEEEDYLSSGYVRKSVKKNVEDGVRRSVEEIAREFLRDYHKKHENSLVKNNNDLEDYEDEDDDGASDSSSDLFQLDLVGTHHHNLYQDELPVYETTFAGLIL; via the coding sequence ATGCATAGATCCGAAGCACAGTCCAGAAACCCGTCATTCTCCTCCACTCTCCTCGATGAAATCTACAATTCCATCGATCCCAAAACCAAAAAGACTCAACCTTTTGTCGGCTCTGTTAAGAAACAGAGCATCAGCGTAACCAGATCAGTTCCTGACCGGAAACTCCACCAAGATCGGTTCTTTGGCTCTGCATCCTCTTCCTCTGATTCCAACTCAAGTATTTTCTCATCTTCCGATACCGAACTAAGTCATGGTACTAAGAAGATAACTTCTTCAAGGCCGTTATGTTTCGGTCCATCTAAGACAAAACAGAGTAAAACAGAGGACAAAGCTCTGTTTCACCAAAACAGAGCAACCCGAGTGTTTCACGACTACGATTACGCCTCAAGTAATCAGAAGAAGCTCAAAACTCCATCTTCACCTGGAGTACGAATCGTTAACTTCATCAATGCCTTGTTCAGCAAACAATCAACGGCGGGTAAGAGATATCCGAGGAAGACGAGCTACGAAGAGACTGCATTCTCTAGAAAACCAACTGATTATTACTATCCATCTACGACGTGTTCTTCAGCTTCTTCCTTCTCCAGGTCTTGTCTGAACAAACGCTCCGAGAAATCATCCGACAGTACCAAGCCAAGCGTTAGATTCTCTCCGGTCAATGTGATCGTCCCTGAGATTGAAGAAGAAGACTATCTCAGCAGCGGCTATGTTAGAAAGTCGGTGAAGAAGAATGTGGAAGATGGAGTGAGGAGATCAGTGGAGGAGATTGCGAGAGAGTTTTTGAGAGATTACCACAAGAAACATGAAAACAGTTTGGTCAAGAATAATAATGATCTCGAGGATTATGAAGATGAAGATGATGATGGTGCAAGTGATTCGAGCTCGGATTTGTTTCAGCTGGATTTAGTTGGAACTCATCATCATAATCTGTACCAAGATGAACTTCCTGTGTATGAAACCACTTTTGCTGGTTTGATATTGTGA
- the LOC106329644 gene encoding uncharacterized protein LOC106329644 yields MANIQRTQVLVVMIISLLIQISLLQAETIASDVHPNISTLKSIVRITNRLGDGSILNLHCKSPDDNLGLKILAPNKSWSFTFRPNIWGTTVFYCHFTWPRGHSTHFYIYDDIRDGVHRGIPCIYCFWDISKDGPCRFNEVTDAFDICYYWNGDPKQ; encoded by the coding sequence ATGGCAAATATCCAAAGAACACAAGTTCTTGTGGTAATGATAATATCTCTACTCATCCAAATATCTCTCTTACAAGCTGAAACCATTGCTTCAGATGTTCATCCAAATATCTCTACTCTCAAATCAATAGTGAGGATAACAAATCGCCTCGGTGATGGTTCGATATTAAACCTCCACTGTAAGTCCCCAGACGACAATCTCGGTCTCAAAATACTAGCTCCGAATAAGTCTTGGTCATTTACGTTTAGACCAAATATTTGGGGGACGACAGTATTTTACTGTCATTTCACATGGCCTCGAGGACACTCAACACACTTTTATATATACGATGATATCAGAGATGGTGTTCATAGGGGTATTCCTTGTATCTACTGTTTCTGGGATATAAGCAAAGATGGGCCATGCAGGTTCAACGAAGTAACTGATGCTTTTGATATATGTTATTATTGGAACGGCGATCCAAAACAATAG